In Bryobacteraceae bacterium, the following proteins share a genomic window:
- a CDS encoding LysR family transcriptional regulator — protein sequence MDRYREMEILVRVVETGSFSAAARHFGIGQPGISKAVAALEERLGVRLLVRSTRRLAPTEAGVAFYERAIRALAEVEEADAAAQGLGKGLKGKLRVCAPVTFARIHLVPHLDRFLKAHPELRLELIMDDRTIDLVAESIDVALRLGDLGDSAGTARRLGESERIVMASPDYLARRGIPRAPADLPGHDAVVYAQTVGGEVWRFRRNGSETPVRIQSRLTLTAAEGVRAAVVAGLGLTISSRWMFAPEIESGAVRQILEAWTLPPMSLWAVYPSGKLSSAKARGFIRWFEECMGFRPAALG from the coding sequence ATGGACCGATATCGGGAAATGGAGATCCTCGTGCGCGTGGTGGAGACAGGCTCGTTTTCCGCCGCTGCCCGTCATTTCGGGATCGGGCAACCGGGGATCTCGAAGGCGGTGGCCGCGCTCGAGGAGCGCCTCGGAGTCCGCCTGCTCGTCCGTTCCACCCGGCGGCTGGCTCCCACCGAAGCCGGAGTGGCCTTCTATGAGCGAGCCATTCGCGCCTTGGCGGAAGTAGAGGAGGCGGATGCCGCCGCGCAGGGCCTGGGCAAGGGGCTCAAGGGGAAGTTGCGGGTCTGCGCACCCGTCACCTTCGCGCGCATTCACTTGGTTCCCCATCTGGACCGGTTCCTGAAAGCCCACCCCGAACTGAGGCTGGAGTTAATCATGGACGACCGAACGATCGACCTGGTCGCGGAGAGCATCGACGTGGCCCTGCGGCTGGGTGATCTGGGCGATTCAGCCGGAACTGCGCGCCGTCTGGGCGAATCCGAGCGCATCGTGATGGCGAGTCCGGACTACCTGGCGCGGCGCGGAATTCCGCGGGCGCCGGCGGATCTTCCCGGCCATGATGCCGTGGTGTACGCGCAGACGGTCGGCGGAGAAGTATGGCGCTTCCGGCGAAATGGCTCGGAGACGCCGGTTCGGATTCAGAGCCGGCTTACCCTCACCGCCGCCGAAGGGGTTCGCGCCGCCGTTGTGGCGGGCCTCGGATTGACGATCTCTTCGCGATGGATGTTTGCGCCGGAGATCGAATCCGGAGCGGTCCGCCAGATCCTGGAGGCTTGGACGCTCCCTCCCATGTCGCTCTGGGCGGTGTATCCCTCGGGAAAGCTGTCGAGCGCCAAAGCCCGCGGGTTCATCCGATGGTTTGAGGAATGCATGGGCTTTCGACCGGCCGCCCTCGGCTAG
- a CDS encoding VCBS repeat-containing protein, which yields MKVHISFIHVDDVNRDGRNDLVFGHAHDYGLLWMEQGGDGKWTEHMIDDTWSQVHAVTYADLNGDGRKDIVTGKRYMAHDHENGAREPVGVYWYETIVVPPPVGNGKVQWVKHVIDYGGRAGGGMQTHVGDIDGDGDQDVTVGGKLGVFLFENKTK from the coding sequence ATGAAGGTCCACATCAGCTTCATCCACGTCGACGACGTGAACCGCGACGGCCGCAACGATCTCGTCTTTGGCCATGCCCACGACTACGGTCTGCTGTGGATGGAACAAGGCGGGGACGGCAAGTGGACCGAGCACATGATCGACGACACTTGGTCCCAGGTTCACGCCGTCACCTACGCCGACTTGAACGGCGACGGCCGCAAGGACATCGTCACCGGCAAGCGTTACATGGCGCACGACCACGAGAACGGCGCGCGTGAGCCGGTGGGCGTCTACTGGTACGAGACCATCGTCGTGCCGCCGCCGGTGGGCAACGGCAAGGTGCAGTGGGTGAAGCACGTCATCGACTACGGCGGCCGCGCCGGAGGCGGCATGCAGACCCATGTCGGCGACATCGACGGGGATGGGGACCAGGACGTTACGGTCGGCGGGAAGCTCGGCGTGTTCCTGTTCGAGAACAAGACGAAGTAA
- a CDS encoding VCBS repeat-containing protein has product MLRTSALAAVAGLLCAAVVSRPPDIPFERHAIDLGANESCTLADINKDGKLDIVSGENWYAAPNWRKTRFRDLNYNNNYIDNFADLALDVNGDGWTDIVSATWFSRELSWWQNPGKSGGAWKQHMIEQGKNVEFAFLVDLNNDGQAREVLPQFGGRTANTAWYELVDGKWKTHVVSDQAFGHGIGAGDVNKDGKNDVLTPKGWFEAPDWKWHPDWDMKVHISFIHVDDVNRDGRNDLVFGHAHDYGLLWMEQGGDGKWTEHMIDDTWSQVHAVTYADLNGDGRKDIVTGKRYMAHDHENGAREPVGVYWYETIVVPPPVGNGKVQWVKHVIDYGGRAGGGMQTHVGDIDGDGDQDVTVGGKLGVFLFENKTK; this is encoded by the coding sequence ATGCTTCGTACTTCCGCCCTTGCCGCCGTTGCCGGCCTGCTCTGCGCCGCCGTCGTCTCCCGTCCCCCCGACATTCCCTTCGAACGCCACGCGATCGACCTCGGCGCCAACGAGAGCTGCACGCTCGCCGACATCAACAAAGACGGCAAGCTCGACATCGTCAGCGGCGAAAACTGGTATGCCGCGCCGAACTGGAGGAAGACCCGCTTCCGTGACCTCAACTACAACAACAACTACATCGACAACTTCGCCGACCTCGCGCTCGACGTGAACGGCGACGGGTGGACCGACATCGTCAGCGCCACCTGGTTCAGCCGCGAACTCTCCTGGTGGCAGAACCCGGGCAAGTCCGGCGGCGCCTGGAAGCAGCACATGATCGAGCAGGGCAAGAACGTCGAGTTCGCCTTTCTCGTCGACCTCAACAACGACGGCCAGGCGCGCGAAGTGCTCCCGCAGTTCGGCGGACGGACGGCCAACACCGCCTGGTACGAGCTGGTCGACGGGAAGTGGAAGACGCACGTGGTGAGCGACCAGGCCTTCGGCCACGGCATCGGCGCCGGTGATGTGAACAAGGACGGCAAGAACGACGTCCTCACGCCCAAGGGCTGGTTCGAAGCGCCCGACTGGAAGTGGCATCCCGATTGGGACATGAAGGTCCACATCAGCTTCATCCACGTCGACGACGTGAACCGCGACGGCCGCAACGATCTCGTCTTTGGCCATGCCCACGACTACGGTCTGCTGTGGATGGAACAAGGCGGGGACGGCAAGTGGACCGAGCACATGATCGACGACACTTGGTCCCAGGTTCACGCCGTCACCTACGCCGACTTGAACGGCGACGGCCGCAAGGACATCGTCACCGGCAAGCGCTACATGGCGCACGACCACGAGAACGGCGCGCGTGAGCCGGTGGGCGTCTACTGGTACGAAACCATCGTCGTGCCGCCGCCGGTGGGCAACGGAAAGGTGCAGTGGGTGAAGCATGTCATCGACTACGGCGGCCGCGCCGGGGGCGGGATGCAGACCCACGTCGGCGACATCGACGGGGATGGGGACCAGGACGTGACCGTCGGCGGGAAGCTTGGTGTGTTTCTGTTCGAGAACAAGACGAAGTAA
- a CDS encoding universal stress protein, with protein sequence MSFRHILFPVDFSGHARAVAPAVAAVARHDGARVTLIHSLDMPYGELGAAPIEGEIERARLNQRLRLQEFLPELWTGIETARVEAYGKPGPTIAQWATDHHVDLIMMPTQGFSRFRPLLLGSVTAAVLHDALCPVWTGAHLQGDSAPEKYRCVLCAIDASPKSSDVLAAAGRFARDWDAALTVVHSVPAVDERFYSGTAERAHRHLVDLANRDYPELAREASVDASLEILEGDGIVKPIIAAAAARQADLLVVGRGASQGVLGRLRTHAHELIRTAPCPVLSV encoded by the coding sequence ATGAGCTTCCGCCACATCCTCTTCCCCGTCGACTTCTCCGGTCACGCCCGGGCGGTGGCGCCTGCCGTCGCCGCGGTCGCGCGTCACGACGGCGCCCGCGTCACGCTCATTCATTCGCTCGACATGCCCTACGGCGAGCTCGGCGCGGCGCCGATCGAAGGCGAGATCGAGCGTGCCCGGTTGAACCAGCGGCTGCGGCTGCAGGAGTTCCTGCCCGAACTCTGGACGGGCATCGAGACTGCCCGCGTGGAAGCGTACGGCAAGCCCGGCCCTACCATCGCCCAATGGGCGACAGATCACCACGTGGACCTCATCATGATGCCGACGCAGGGGTTCTCGCGGTTTCGCCCGCTGCTGCTCGGGTCTGTAACGGCGGCGGTCCTGCACGACGCCCTATGCCCGGTCTGGACCGGCGCGCACCTCCAAGGGGACTCGGCGCCGGAGAAATACCGTTGCGTGCTCTGCGCCATCGACGCGTCGCCCAAAAGCAGCGACGTGCTCGCCGCCGCCGGCCGCTTCGCCCGCGATTGGGACGCCGCGCTCACCGTCGTCCACAGCGTTCCGGCTGTCGACGAGCGTTTCTACAGCGGCACGGCAGAGCGTGCCCATCGCCACTTGGTCGACCTCGCCAACCGCGACTATCCGGAATTGGCGCGCGAGGCCAGCGTCGACGCCTCGCTCGAGATCCTCGAAGGCGACGGCATCGTGAAACCGATCATCGCGGCCGCCGCGGCGCGCCAGGCAGACTTGCTCGTCGTCGGCCGCGGGGCAAGCCAGGGCGTCCTCGGGCGGCTTCGCACCCACGCCCATGAACTGATTCGGACGGCGCCGTGCCCGGTGCTGAGCGTCTAA
- a CDS encoding YbaK/EbsC family protein → MIATRLEDFLIGQNAVFQHTVHPASPTALTTARQDHVPAREMAKAVIVFADGTFLMAVIPSNRTVDFARLKQVVRGADVRLANEYEMSRLFPDVELGAEPPLGVLYDMAVYVDERLAREPEIAFNAGTHTDSIHMTFTEYDRLTSPVVAQFASEATMPVPV, encoded by the coding sequence ATGATTGCTACGCGTCTCGAGGATTTCCTGATCGGTCAAAACGCCGTCTTTCAGCACACGGTCCACCCGGCGTCGCCCACGGCGCTCACCACCGCGCGGCAGGACCATGTTCCGGCGCGCGAGATGGCCAAGGCCGTGATCGTCTTCGCGGACGGCACGTTCCTGATGGCCGTGATCCCGTCCAACCGCACGGTGGACTTCGCGCGGTTGAAGCAGGTGGTCCGGGGCGCGGATGTCAGGCTCGCCAATGAGTACGAGATGTCGCGGCTGTTCCCGGACGTGGAGCTAGGCGCAGAACCCCCGCTAGGCGTGCTCTACGATATGGCCGTCTACGTCGATGAGCGTCTGGCGCGAGAACCGGAGATCGCCTTCAATGCCGGGACGCACACCGATTCGATTCACATGACCTTCACCGAGTACGACCGGCTGACCTCCCCCGTCGTCGCCCAGTTCGCCTCTGAGGCCACGATGCCGGTTCCTGTTTAG
- a CDS encoding dienelactone hydrolase family protein: MVTRKQFGALLGAGVSMSLPRVANAAAVSESEEMIKTPDGEADCYFVHPASGSAPGVLLWPDIFGLRPAMRTMGKRLAESGYAVLVVNPFYRSKKAPVSEAGGATPIDQVRPFAQKLNETTHFTDAKAFIGWLDQQKAVAKNKKMGTQGYCMGGPMALRTAAAMPGRVGAVASFHGGGLVREGDNSPHIQASKTKAQFLIAIASNDDQRSPTDKDALKETFAKAHLQAEIEVYSGAHGWCPPDSRVYNEPDAEKAWSRLLALYGKALA, translated from the coding sequence TTGGTAACCCGCAAGCAATTCGGCGCGCTGCTCGGCGCGGGCGTCTCCATGTCGCTGCCGCGGGTGGCCAACGCCGCCGCCGTCAGCGAGTCCGAAGAGATGATCAAGACGCCCGACGGCGAAGCCGACTGCTACTTCGTCCACCCGGCGAGCGGCAGCGCTCCCGGAGTTCTGCTTTGGCCCGATATCTTCGGCCTCCGCCCGGCCATGCGCACGATGGGTAAACGGCTGGCTGAGTCCGGCTACGCCGTGCTCGTCGTGAATCCCTTCTACCGCTCAAAGAAGGCGCCCGTCTCCGAAGCCGGCGGCGCCACGCCGATCGACCAGGTCCGCCCGTTCGCGCAGAAGCTGAACGAGACGACGCACTTCACCGACGCCAAGGCCTTCATCGGCTGGCTCGATCAGCAGAAAGCCGTCGCGAAGAATAAGAAGATGGGGACGCAGGGCTACTGCATGGGTGGGCCGATGGCGCTGCGCACCGCCGCCGCGATGCCCGGCCGCGTCGGCGCGGTGGCGTCGTTCCACGGCGGCGGACTCGTGCGTGAAGGAGACAATAGCCCGCACATTCAGGCGTCGAAGACGAAAGCGCAATTCCTGATCGCCATCGCGTCGAACGACGACCAGCGTTCACCCACCGACAAAGACGCGCTCAAGGAAACCTTCGCGAAGGCGCACCTGCAGGCCGAAATCGAGGTCTACTCAGGAGCGCACGGCTGGTGCCCGCCGGACTCACGCGTCTACAACGAACCCGACGCCGAGAAGGCCTGGAGCCGGCTGCTCGCGCTCTACGGCAAAGCCCTCGCCTAA